In Corynebacterium nuruki S6-4, the following proteins share a genomic window:
- a CDS encoding NfeD family protein → MVPLIWLIAAAVLAIGELLVMDFTLLMLGVAALVTAGVAVTGIPVWATVCVFVVAALGTVLLVRPALRRRVVDSSEITAFTPRELEGMDAVVLVPVTSTDTTGQVRVNGEIWSARAAHPGDMFSEGDRVQVVSIDGTTAVVWKGV, encoded by the coding sequence ATGGTCCCGCTCATCTGGTTGATCGCGGCAGCGGTGCTCGCGATCGGTGAACTCCTCGTCATGGACTTCACGCTCCTCATGCTGGGCGTCGCCGCCCTGGTGACCGCCGGTGTCGCGGTCACCGGGATCCCGGTCTGGGCCACGGTCTGCGTCTTCGTCGTCGCCGCCCTGGGCACGGTCCTGCTGGTCCGGCCGGCTCTGCGCCGCCGTGTCGTGGACAGTTCGGAGATCACGGCGTTCACGCCGCGCGAGCTGGAGGGGATGGACGCTGTGGTCCTGGTCCCGGTCACCTCGACCGACACGACAGGCCAGGTCCGGGTCAACGGTGAGATCTGGTCGGCCCGGGCGGCACACCCCGGGGACATGTTCAGTGAAGGGGACCGTGTGCAGGTCGTCTCCATCGACGGCACCACCGCAGTGGTGTGGAAAGGAGTGTGA
- a CDS encoding DUF3097 domain-containing protein yields MGFSDRYGADVLGGGDGSGHGRGHGGGHRPPPPPEVPAAPGLVVEDLSEGWVGAVTGFEKTYDGNFVRLEDRHGRERLFKMRPGGFLVDGRRVTLTRYVGQQQVPVPEQRSNSGSRRVADVRAKVAAPSRIWVEGLHDAAIVEQVWGHDLRVEGVVVEFIEGLDNLPEMLAAFGPGPERRVGVLADHLVEGSKESRLVAGLDPAVARHVMVTGHPYIDIWEAVKPASVGISAWPRVPRGEDWKTGVCRRLGWGTPQDGWRRVYSSVHTFRDLDATLIGAVERLVDFVTVGE; encoded by the coding sequence ATGGGTTTCAGTGACAGGTACGGTGCGGACGTGCTCGGCGGCGGAGACGGGAGCGGACACGGGAGGGGACACGGCGGCGGCCACCGTCCGCCGCCGCCCCCGGAGGTCCCGGCGGCGCCGGGGCTCGTCGTTGAGGACCTGTCCGAGGGATGGGTCGGGGCGGTGACCGGTTTCGAGAAGACCTACGACGGGAACTTCGTCCGGCTGGAGGACCGGCACGGCCGGGAACGGCTGTTCAAGATGCGGCCCGGCGGCTTCCTCGTCGACGGCCGGCGGGTCACCCTGACCCGCTATGTCGGGCAGCAGCAGGTGCCGGTGCCGGAGCAGCGGTCGAATTCGGGGTCGCGTCGGGTCGCGGATGTGCGGGCGAAAGTCGCCGCCCCGTCACGGATCTGGGTGGAGGGACTCCACGATGCCGCCATCGTTGAACAGGTCTGGGGTCATGACCTGCGCGTCGAGGGAGTGGTCGTGGAGTTCATCGAGGGTCTGGACAACCTGCCGGAGATGCTCGCGGCGTTCGGTCCGGGACCGGAGCGCCGGGTGGGCGTCCTCGCCGACCACCTCGTCGAGGGGTCGAAGGAGAGCCGGCTCGTCGCCGGTCTGGACCCGGCGGTCGCCCGGCATGTCATGGTCACCGGTCACCCGTACATCGACATCTGGGAGGCGGTGAAGCCGGCGTCGGTGGGGATCAGTGCGTGGCCCCGGGTGCCGCGCGGCGAGGACTGGAAGACCGGGGTGTGCCGGCGGCTCGGCTGGGGGACGCCGCAGGACGGCTGGCGTCGGGTCTACTCGTCGGTCCACACGTTCCGTGACCTGGACGCCACGCTGATCGGCGCCGTGGAACGGTTGGTGGACTTCGTCACGGTCGGGGAATGA
- a CDS encoding DIP1281 family NlpC/P60 protein, with the protein MALRLRTRGRARGASTRSSRALLAVAVTAGLAAHASTAIADPAAADRTEGAESYLADLVGKVSDAEKEAAGAESELGGLRESVNKARVDVEHSQREAQQAQDDVMSAKDRLGRSQTDVDKAQDKLDGLARSAYTQGGDASPVAVAAGGDAASDSLDRSTYLRMAAEKQQSEVERLDRSRTEAANEESSLRDARNGADEKVAAAVDAHNTAQSAYDDVLGSVAEKTGRVQQLRAAADQARAKLEAARKAVDSVAASDPGATSFDKRRAAEAAVDKAPASTPAAPAGDSADSADNAASAPAVPQAAGTPAAQAPAVDTKVDVTTTAPAGDTGEGTTGTATSEQATTEQATTEQTTTDPAADSSADDGTESAEAAEATEPAEQSGADATAQTYEAPSSFDASDAGDDRRQSAIDGLFSAAGAAAYAGASTFLGGGDATASLSAAGQAGQQAASDAYAGLPVAGRPESGAPDESSTPGTSGGSGGNGGSGDTGNTGDTSDPDTSGSVSDKIERVIDRGMTQLGVQYAWGGGNWFGPTLGIRDGGVADSYGDYAKTGFDCSGLMMYAFYAVGIQLDHYSGYQYTAGTQVPVDQAKRGDMLFWGPGGGTHVALYLGDGKMLEAPESGSDVHVSDVRWDGIQPMATRMIE; encoded by the coding sequence GTGGCACTTCGACTGAGAACCCGTGGCAGGGCCCGCGGCGCCAGCACCCGGTCCAGCCGGGCGCTGCTGGCCGTGGCGGTCACCGCCGGTCTCGCCGCCCATGCCTCGACCGCGATCGCCGACCCGGCGGCCGCGGACCGTACCGAGGGGGCCGAGTCCTACCTGGCGGACCTCGTCGGGAAGGTCTCCGACGCCGAGAAGGAGGCCGCCGGCGCCGAGAGCGAGCTCGGCGGCCTCCGCGAGTCCGTCAACAAGGCCCGCGTCGATGTCGAGCACAGCCAGCGCGAGGCACAGCAGGCCCAGGATGACGTCATGTCGGCGAAGGACCGGCTGGGCAGGTCCCAGACCGACGTCGACAAGGCGCAGGACAAGCTGGACGGCCTGGCACGGTCGGCGTACACGCAGGGTGGGGACGCCTCGCCGGTGGCCGTGGCCGCCGGCGGGGACGCAGCCTCCGACTCACTCGACCGCTCCACCTATCTCCGCATGGCCGCCGAGAAGCAGCAGAGTGAGGTCGAGCGGCTGGACCGCAGCCGGACCGAGGCGGCGAACGAGGAATCCTCGCTGCGCGACGCCCGTAACGGCGCCGACGAGAAGGTCGCCGCGGCGGTGGACGCCCACAACACCGCCCAGTCCGCCTACGACGACGTCCTGGGTTCGGTCGCGGAGAAGACCGGCCGGGTCCAGCAGCTGCGTGCGGCGGCGGACCAGGCACGGGCCAAGCTCGAGGCGGCACGCAAGGCGGTCGACTCGGTCGCGGCGTCCGACCCGGGTGCGACCTCGTTCGACAAGCGCCGCGCCGCAGAAGCTGCGGTGGACAAGGCTCCTGCCTCGACTCCGGCCGCTCCGGCCGGGGACAGCGCCGACAGTGCCGACAACGCCGCGAGTGCCCCCGCCGTGCCGCAGGCCGCCGGGACCCCGGCGGCGCAGGCTCCGGCGGTGGACACCAAGGTGGATGTCACGACGACCGCCCCCGCCGGTGATACCGGGGAAGGTACCACCGGCACGGCCACGTCTGAACAGGCCACGACTGAACAGGCCACCACAGAGCAGACCACGACCGACCCCGCCGCCGACAGCAGTGCCGACGACGGTACGGAGTCGGCTGAGGCAGCTGAGGCAACTGAGCCTGCCGAGCAGTCCGGGGCCGACGCCACGGCACAGACCTACGAGGCACCGTCGAGCTTCGACGCCTCCGACGCCGGTGACGACCGCCGGCAGTCCGCCATCGACGGACTCTTCAGTGCGGCGGGTGCCGCCGCCTACGCCGGTGCCTCGACCTTCCTCGGTGGTGGAGACGCCACGGCGTCCCTGTCGGCCGCCGGACAGGCCGGACAGCAGGCCGCGTCGGACGCCTACGCGGGTCTGCCCGTGGCCGGCCGTCCCGAGTCCGGGGCCCCGGACGAGTCCTCGACGCCGGGGACCTCCGGGGGATCCGGTGGAAACGGTGGTTCAGGCGACACGGGCAACACCGGCGACACCAGCGACCCCGACACCTCCGGATCCGTCAGCGACAAGATCGAGCGGGTCATCGACCGCGGGATGACGCAGCTGGGCGTGCAGTACGCCTGGGGCGGCGGCAACTGGTTCGGCCCGACCCTCGGCATCCGGGACGGCGGCGTGGCCGACTCCTACGGCGACTACGCGAAGACCGGCTTCGACTGCTCGGGGCTGATGATGTACGCGTTCTACGCTGTCGGCATCCAGCTCGACCACTACTCCGGCTACCAGTACACCGCCGGCACCCAGGTGCCGGTCGACCAGGCCAAGCGCGGCGACATGCTGTTCTGGGGTCCCGGCGGCGGCACCCACGTCGCCCTCTACCTCGGCGACGGCAAGATGCTGGAGGCCCCCGAATCCGGGTCCGACGTCCACGTCTCCGACGTCCGGTGGGACGGCATCCAGCCGATGGCCACCCGGATGATCGAGTGA
- a CDS encoding aconitate hydratase: MTESKNSFGAKGTLEVGDRTYDMFRLSAVPGMEKLPYSLKVLGENLLRNEDGANVTREHIEALANWDPSAEPSIEIQFTPARVVMQDFTGVACVVDLATIRDAVVALGGNADDVNPLNPAEMVIDHSVIIENFGDESALEKNVDIEYQRNAERYKLLRWATGAFDNLRVVPPGTGIVHQVNIEYLARSVFDNNGLAYPDTCVGTDSHTTMENGLGILGWGVGGIEAEAAMLGQPISMLIPRVVGFKLTGDIPVGVTATDVVLTITDMLRQHGVVGKFVEFHGKGVSKLPLANRATIGNMSPEFGSTAAIFPIDEETIKYLRLTGRDEETLARVEAYAKEQGMWLDAETADENEPTFSEYMELDLSTVVPSIAGPKRPQDRIELSDSKAQFRKDLHNYTDSTSGSQDAQDFVAEGGNVGGHTGNPATAGDAKGNIPSAALGNEGRPSNPIEVNYDGQDMILDHGMVGIASITSCTNTSNPSVMVGAGLLARKAAAKGLKSAPWVKTSVAPGSQVVTGYFEKADLWKDLEAMGFYLVGYGCTTCIGNSGPLPEPISKGINDADLAATAVLSGNRNFEGRISPDIKMNYLASPILVIAYAIAGTMDFDFETQPLGQDQDGNDVFLKDVWPSTEEIEDVIKSSISQELYTADYADVFKGDQRWQSLPVPEGKTFAWDEKSTYIRRAPYFDGMSTEPEPVKDIHSARVLCLLGDSVTTDHISPASSIKPGTPAAQYLDSFGVERKDYNSLGSRRGNHEVMVRGTFANIRLQNQLLDGVSGGYTRDFTQEGGPQSFIYDASVNYANEGTPLVVLGGKEYGTGSSRDWAAKGTLLLGVKAVIAESFERIHRSNLIGMGVVPLQFPQGESWKSLGLDGTETFDIDGIEKLNEGSTPETVHVTATKEDGTTIEFDADTRIDTPGEADYYRNGGILQFVLRNMMKNA; encoded by the coding sequence GTGACTGAAAGCAAGAACTCGTTCGGTGCCAAGGGGACACTCGAGGTTGGCGACCGCACGTACGACATGTTCCGCCTCAGTGCGGTCCCGGGCATGGAGAAGCTGCCCTACTCCCTGAAGGTCCTCGGCGAGAACCTCCTCCGTAACGAGGACGGGGCGAACGTCACCCGGGAGCACATCGAGGCCCTCGCGAACTGGGATCCCTCCGCGGAGCCCAGCATCGAGATCCAGTTCACCCCGGCCCGCGTGGTCATGCAGGACTTCACCGGTGTCGCCTGCGTGGTCGACCTGGCCACCATCCGCGACGCGGTCGTCGCCCTCGGCGGTAACGCCGACGACGTCAACCCGCTGAACCCGGCCGAGATGGTCATCGACCACTCGGTCATCATCGAGAACTTCGGTGACGAGTCCGCGCTCGAGAAGAACGTCGACATCGAGTACCAGCGCAACGCCGAGCGTTACAAGCTGCTGCGGTGGGCCACCGGCGCCTTCGACAACCTGCGCGTCGTCCCCCCGGGAACCGGCATCGTCCACCAGGTCAACATCGAGTACCTGGCCCGTTCCGTCTTCGACAACAACGGCCTGGCCTACCCGGACACCTGTGTCGGTACCGACTCCCACACCACGATGGAGAACGGCCTGGGCATCCTGGGCTGGGGCGTCGGCGGCATCGAGGCGGAGGCCGCCATGCTCGGCCAGCCGATCTCCATGCTGATCCCGCGCGTCGTCGGCTTCAAGCTGACCGGTGACATCCCGGTCGGCGTCACCGCCACCGACGTGGTGCTGACCATCACCGACATGCTGCGCCAGCACGGCGTGGTCGGCAAGTTCGTCGAGTTCCACGGCAAGGGCGTCTCCAAGCTGCCGCTCGCCAACCGTGCCACCATCGGCAACATGTCCCCGGAGTTCGGTTCCACCGCCGCGATCTTCCCGATCGACGAGGAGACCATCAAGTACCTGCGCCTGACCGGCCGTGACGAGGAGACCCTCGCCCGCGTCGAGGCTTACGCCAAGGAGCAGGGCATGTGGCTGGACGCCGAGACGGCCGACGAGAACGAGCCGACCTTCTCCGAGTACATGGAGCTCGACCTCTCCACCGTCGTCCCCTCCATCGCCGGCCCGAAGCGCCCGCAGGACCGCATCGAGCTGTCCGACTCCAAGGCACAGTTCCGCAAGGACCTGCACAACTACACCGACAGCACCTCGGGCTCCCAGGACGCCCAGGACTTCGTCGCCGAGGGCGGCAACGTCGGCGGCCACACCGGAAACCCGGCCACCGCGGGCGACGCCAAGGGCAACATCCCCTCGGCCGCTCTCGGTAACGAGGGTCGTCCCTCGAACCCGATCGAGGTCAACTACGACGGTCAGGACATGATCCTCGACCACGGTATGGTCGGCATCGCCTCCATCACCTCCTGCACCAACACCTCCAACCCGTCGGTCATGGTCGGCGCCGGTCTGCTCGCACGCAAGGCCGCCGCCAAGGGCCTGAAGTCCGCTCCGTGGGTCAAGACCTCGGTCGCCCCGGGTTCCCAGGTCGTCACCGGCTACTTCGAGAAGGCCGACCTGTGGAAGGACCTGGAGGCCATGGGCTTCTACCTCGTGGGTTACGGCTGCACCACCTGCATCGGTAACTCCGGCCCGCTGCCGGAGCCGATCTCGAAGGGCATCAACGACGCCGACCTGGCCGCCACCGCGGTCCTGTCCGGTAACCGTAACTTCGAGGGTCGCATCTCCCCCGACATCAAGATGAACTACCTGGCGTCCCCGATCCTGGTCATCGCCTACGCGATCGCCGGCACCATGGACTTCGACTTCGAGACCCAGCCGCTCGGCCAGGACCAGGACGGCAACGACGTCTTCCTCAAGGACGTCTGGCCCTCCACCGAGGAGATCGAGGACGTCATCAAGTCCTCCATCTCCCAGGAGCTCTACACCGCCGACTACGCGGACGTCTTCAAGGGCGACCAGCGCTGGCAGTCCCTGCCCGTGCCGGAGGGCAAGACCTTCGCATGGGACGAGAAGTCCACCTACATCCGCCGCGCCCCGTACTTCGACGGCATGAGCACCGAGCCGGAGCCCGTCAAGGACATCCACAGCGCCCGCGTGCTGTGCCTGCTGGGCGACTCGGTCACGACCGACCACATCTCCCCGGCGTCCTCGATCAAGCCCGGCACCCCTGCCGCGCAGTACCTGGACTCCTTCGGTGTGGAGCGCAAGGACTACAACTCGCTGGGTTCCCGCCGTGGTAACCACGAGGTCATGGTCCGCGGTACCTTCGCGAACATCCGCCTGCAGAACCAGCTGCTCGACGGTGTCTCCGGTGGCTACACCCGCGACTTCACCCAGGAGGGTGGCCCGCAGTCGTTCATCTACGACGCCTCCGTCAACTACGCCAACGAGGGCACCCCGCTGGTCGTCCTCGGTGGTAAGGAGTACGGCACCGGTTCCTCCCGTGACTGGGCCGCCAAGGGCACCCTGCTGCTGGGCGTCAAGGCCGTCATCGCCGAGAGCTTCGAGCGTATCCACCGCTCCAACCTCATCGGCATGGGCGTTGTCCCGCTGCAGTTCCCGCAGGGCGAGTCCTGGAAGTCCCTGGGCCTCGACGGCACCGAGACCTTCGACATCGACGGTATCGAGAAGCTGAACGAGGGCTCCACCCCGGAGACCGTGCACGTCACCGCCACCAAGGAGGACGGCACCACCATCGAGTTCGACGCGGACACCCGCATCGACACCCCCGGTGAGGCCGACTACTACCGCAACGGCGGCATCCTGCAGTTCGTTCTCCGCAACATGATGAAGAACGCCTAA
- a CDS encoding TetR/AcrR family transcriptional regulator → MPKVSESDLSERRSEILLGARECFVSHGYDGATVSRLEKTTGKSRGAIFHHFHNKETLFREVAHRDMQLMTRLASERGMIGLIRYILDEPELAEWWSLRVEITRRIRTDGELHTTWDADQRALKQAVTARLEEQRASGRLRTDISTETTLQLLELVLEGVMAHLASDRGSDRLPAALDIVEHSLRAS, encoded by the coding sequence ATGCCGAAGGTCAGCGAAAGCGACCTTTCCGAGCGTCGGAGCGAAATCCTCCTCGGTGCCCGTGAGTGCTTCGTCTCCCACGGGTACGACGGTGCGACGGTGTCGCGGTTGGAGAAGACGACGGGCAAATCGCGCGGCGCCATCTTCCACCACTTCCACAACAAGGAGACCCTCTTCCGCGAGGTCGCCCACCGGGACATGCAGCTCATGACCCGGTTGGCCTCCGAGCGGGGCATGATCGGCCTGATCAGGTACATCCTCGATGAACCTGAGCTCGCCGAATGGTGGAGCCTCCGGGTGGAGATCACGCGGCGCATCCGCACCGACGGTGAGCTCCACACCACGTGGGACGCCGACCAGCGCGCTCTCAAGCAGGCGGTCACCGCCCGTCTCGAGGAACAGCGTGCATCGGGTCGGCTGCGCACCGACATCTCCACCGAGACCACACTCCAGCTCCTGGAGCTGGTCCTGGAGGGGGTCATGGCGCACCTCGCGTCAGACCGCGGCAGCGACCGCCTGCCGGCCGCACTCGACATCGTCGAGCACTCCCTGCGGGCGTCCTGA
- a CDS encoding ACT domain-containing protein, which translates to MIAIMTVTGRDHTGIVAAVATACADLDINIRNISQTIMDEWFTMILHVGLPDDLDVSTLDDRMAQVEDAEKLVITVQSQAIFDAMHTI; encoded by the coding sequence ATGATCGCGATCATGACCGTCACCGGACGGGACCACACCGGCATCGTCGCCGCCGTCGCCACCGCGTGCGCCGACCTGGACATCAACATCCGCAACATCTCCCAGACCATCATGGACGAATGGTTCACGATGATCCTCCACGTCGGTCTCCCCGACGATCTCGACGTCTCCACCCTCGACGACCGGATGGCACAGGTCGAGGACGCGGAGAAGCTCGTCATCACGGTGCAGTCCCAGGCCATCTTCGACGCGATGCACACCATCTAG